One region of Flavobacterium pisciphilum genomic DNA includes:
- a CDS encoding glucose 1-dehydrogenase, with product MDTSKFFDLKGKTAIVTGGANGIGKACCEILAAYGANVVVSDYNLDDAIKTSKEINDDGGKAIAVHCDVTKDEALVSLVEQTVKEFGSIEILVNNVGGGAAGRESPYDITVEEFKRVYDMNVFSMWRLCQLVAPEMKKAGYGSIINMSSMASINTSPAISAYASSKAAINHMTRNLAYDFGPDNIRLNAIGPGATRTRALSTVLTPEIEKAMLKHTPIGRLGEAIDIAGAVLYFASPISSWTSGQVIFINGGGEQTLDM from the coding sequence ATGGATACTTCAAAATTTTTTGACTTAAAAGGAAAAACTGCTATCGTAACAGGTGGGGCAAACGGAATAGGAAAAGCATGTTGTGAAATACTTGCGGCCTATGGAGCAAATGTTGTAGTTTCAGATTACAATCTGGATGATGCTATAAAAACCTCAAAAGAGATAAATGATGATGGAGGAAAGGCTATTGCAGTACATTGTGATGTTACAAAAGATGAAGCTTTGGTAAGTCTTGTTGAGCAAACAGTCAAAGAATTTGGGAGTATAGAAATTTTGGTTAACAATGTTGGAGGTGGAGCAGCAGGTAGAGAAAGTCCATATGATATTACTGTAGAAGAATTTAAAAGGGTATATGATATGAATGTGTTTAGCATGTGGAGATTGTGCCAATTAGTCGCGCCAGAGATGAAAAAAGCGGGCTATGGAAGCATTATCAATATGTCATCAATGGCTTCTATAAATACAAGCCCAGCTATTAGCGCCTATGCTTCCTCAAAAGCAGCAATTAACCATATGACTAGAAATCTAGCTTATGATTTTGGACCAGATAATATTAGATTGAATGCGATTGGTCCTGGAGCAACAAGAACACGCGCATTGAGTACAGTTTTAACGCCAGAAATTGAAAAGGCAATGCTTAAGCACACACCCATTGGTAGATTGGGTGAAGCTATTGATATTGCAGGAGCTGTACTATATTTTGCATCACCAATATCGAGTTGGACAAGTGGACAAGTTATTTTTATTAACGGTGGTGGAGAGCAAACGTTGGATATGTAG
- a CDS encoding beta-ketoacyl-ACP synthase III: MKATITAIGGFVPNSILSNDKISSMVDTNGDWIVKRTGIKERRLAEDNDQGTSDLAIAAIDDLLKKYKINRLEIDSLILATATPDHLLTPTASKVCEMSGFTNAFGLDINAACSGFLYALEMGATMIESGRYKKVVVVGADKMSSIVDYEDRNTCILFGDGAGAVLLENTESEYGIMKSILRSDGSDTSSLFVPAGGSKQPANMDSILHRKHYIKQEGSFVFKKAVESMSNVSREVLEANNLKIEDIDWVVPHQANLRIIKSVSETLNIGFDKVKVNIEKYGNTTSATIPLCLWDFADDFKMGQNILITTFGAGFSWGATCIKWGIMRESNTNQ, translated from the coding sequence ATGAAGGCAACAATTACAGCTATAGGTGGTTTTGTTCCTAACTCTATACTAAGTAATGATAAAATTTCTTCGATGGTTGATACTAACGGAGATTGGATTGTAAAACGAACAGGAATAAAGGAAAGAAGATTAGCAGAAGATAATGATCAAGGAACTTCAGATTTGGCTATAGCAGCTATTGATGATCTTCTAAAAAAATACAAAATTAATCGTCTAGAAATAGATTCGCTTATTTTAGCAACAGCAACTCCGGATCATCTTTTAACACCAACAGCGAGCAAAGTATGCGAAATGAGTGGTTTTACCAATGCATTCGGATTAGATATTAATGCGGCATGCAGTGGTTTCTTATATGCATTGGAAATGGGGGCAACGATGATCGAAAGTGGTCGTTATAAAAAAGTTGTTGTTGTTGGTGCGGATAAAATGAGTTCGATTGTAGATTATGAAGATCGTAATACGTGTATTCTTTTTGGTGATGGAGCAGGAGCAGTTCTCTTAGAAAATACAGAATCAGAATATGGAATAATGAAAAGTATCTTACGATCGGACGGAAGCGATACTTCATCTTTATTTGTACCCGCTGGAGGTTCTAAACAACCAGCAAACATGGATAGTATTTTACATAGAAAGCATTATATAAAACAAGAAGGTTCATTTGTATTTAAAAAAGCAGTGGAATCTATGAGTAATGTTTCTCGGGAAGTTCTTGAAGCAAATAATTTAAAAATTGAGGATATTGACTGGGTTGTACCACATCAGGCGAATCTTAGGATTATTAAATCTGTTAGCGAGACTTTAAATATTGGATTTGATAAAGTCAAAGTAAATATTGAAAAATACGGTAATACAACTTCGGCTACAATTCCGTTATGTTTATGGGATTTTGCTGATGATTTTAAAATGGGCCAGAATATATTGATTACCACTTTTGGAGCAGGTTTTTCTTGGGGTGCAACTTGTATAAAATGGGGAATTATGCGCGAGAGCAATACTAATCAGTAA
- a CDS encoding MFS transporter — MLNRYLGNFKNFPKEIWILALITLVNRIGAVVVPFLSKYFKDELNLSYSQIGWIMVCFGIGSLFGTFFSGKLSDIFGSYKVMVFSLFGSGVVLLSLQFVKTFELLCLSIFFLTAIADMYRPAMMVSLNDYVSSESRVRALSLLRMATNVGLVVGPVLGGLLIINSEYNTLFIVDGLTSIISVCFFVFFVKEKKLLYKLEMNAVGQDRFAPLKDFPFVMNWIIALITGYLYFQVFSIVPIYHKEAYQLTEFDSGMFLGFSGIVFILFELAVVNFVQKNKITDMVAIMIGLILIGTSYLLLFLVHQPWIFWVFMLLMSFGNMLTFAFASGFVMNRSHKNLEGLFMSTFQMSYGFAHVFSSKTGLTIVQNYDYNTNWVFNYTLAFVTAFCTYLIFLVVKKEQKKVKEDILVSFFKK, encoded by the coding sequence ATGCTTAACCGTTATTTAGGAAATTTTAAAAATTTCCCAAAAGAAATATGGATTCTGGCTCTAATTACGCTAGTAAATAGAATCGGAGCTGTAGTTGTTCCCTTCCTGTCTAAATACTTTAAAGACGAATTAAACCTAAGTTACTCCCAAATAGGCTGGATTATGGTTTGTTTTGGGATTGGGTCTTTATTCGGAACTTTCTTTAGTGGAAAATTATCTGATATTTTTGGTTCCTACAAGGTTATGGTTTTTAGTTTGTTTGGTAGTGGTGTAGTGCTTCTTTCGTTGCAATTTGTAAAAACTTTTGAGCTATTATGTTTGTCTATTTTTTTCCTGACTGCGATAGCGGATATGTACAGACCAGCAATGATGGTGAGTCTTAATGATTATGTAAGTAGCGAATCAAGAGTACGAGCCTTATCATTATTGAGAATGGCAACCAATGTTGGACTTGTTGTAGGACCAGTCTTAGGTGGATTATTGATTATAAATTCAGAATATAATACCTTATTTATTGTAGACGGTTTAACTTCTATTATTTCAGTATGTTTTTTTGTGTTTTTTGTTAAAGAGAAAAAACTACTATATAAACTTGAAATGAATGCTGTAGGGCAAGATAGATTTGCCCCTCTAAAAGATTTTCCTTTTGTAATGAATTGGATTATTGCTTTAATAACAGGATACTTATACTTTCAGGTTTTTTCTATTGTACCCATTTATCATAAAGAAGCCTATCAATTGACTGAATTTGATAGTGGAATGTTTTTAGGTTTCAGTGGAATTGTGTTTATCTTATTTGAGCTGGCTGTGGTGAATTTTGTCCAAAAAAACAAAATAACCGACATGGTTGCCATAATGATAGGATTGATATTAATAGGGACTTCATATCTTTTGTTGTTTTTAGTTCATCAGCCATGGATATTTTGGGTCTTTATGCTTTTAATGTCTTTTGGAAACATGCTGACTTTTGCTTTTGCAAGTGGTTTTGTTATGAATAGAAGCCATAAAAACTTAGAAGGATTATTTATGTCAACTTTTCAAATGAGCTATGGTTTTGCTCACGTATTTAGTTCTAAAACAGGTTTAACAATTGTTCAGAATTATGATTACAATACAAATTGGGTGTTTAATTATACACTAGCATTTGTTACTGCTTTTTGTACTTATTTAATCTTTTTAGTGGTTAAAAAAGAACAAAAAAAGGTAAAAGAAGATATTCTTGTTTCCTTTTTTAAGAAATAA
- a CDS encoding exopolyphosphatase, giving the protein MKNLKLYFTLFLLFFITPILFSQENVFAGIEIGSKGIKMSVVDVYNIKKGNINVKSFWTENVAIAKGISIDGNMTEENMNKAVGIINANYNKIKNNMKVLDENIFIVGSSGVAMAQNTQILIDKVKAATGKDLEFIEAQMEAKMLLKGCIPPVDYKNSIILDIGGGNTKGGYVDVVNNDAFVFFPLSLNYGSVTLTESVIKRTTSDGVDEFNSRSFSHLPILREQVNAMYKSQPQALSKEKVYMSGGAVWAFYTLYKGVTKEAFNQFKLEDVINYDAILKNNFKKFEDLAKADPEIEKVLKTYSQKYLISGSNILLVCLEAIPEVTNKKLYFAKEGQIAWLVSYIADRSKKVKKIY; this is encoded by the coding sequence ATGAAAAATCTAAAATTATATTTTACGCTATTTCTTTTATTTTTTATTACACCAATACTTTTTTCACAAGAAAATGTTTTTGCTGGAATTGAAATAGGAAGTAAAGGAATTAAAATGTCAGTTGTTGATGTTTATAATATCAAAAAAGGAAATATTAATGTTAAATCATTTTGGACAGAAAATGTTGCCATAGCAAAGGGTATTTCTATAGATGGAAATATGACTGAGGAAAATATGAATAAAGCAGTTGGAATTATTAATGCCAACTATAATAAAATCAAGAACAACATGAAGGTTCTTGATGAAAATATTTTTATAGTAGGTTCTTCTGGTGTAGCCATGGCACAAAACACTCAAATTCTTATTGATAAGGTAAAAGCTGCTACTGGTAAAGATTTAGAGTTTATTGAAGCTCAAATGGAAGCAAAAATGCTTTTAAAAGGTTGTATTCCCCCAGTTGATTATAAAAATTCGATAATACTTGATATAGGAGGAGGGAATACTAAAGGAGGTTATGTAGATGTCGTTAATAATGATGCTTTCGTATTTTTTCCATTAAGTCTTAATTATGGTAGTGTAACGCTTACAGAAAGTGTGATTAAAAGAACTACTAGTGATGGTGTAGATGAATTTAATTCGCGATCATTTAGTCATTTACCAATCCTGAGAGAGCAGGTAAATGCTATGTACAAGTCACAACCTCAGGCTTTAAGTAAAGAAAAAGTCTATATGTCAGGGGGAGCAGTTTGGGCTTTTTATACGCTATATAAAGGAGTTACTAAAGAGGCATTTAATCAATTTAAGTTAGAAGATGTTATTAACTATGATGCCATCTTAAAAAATAATTTCAAAAAATTTGAGGATCTAGCTAAAGCAGACCCAGAAATTGAAAAGGTATTAAAAACATATTCACAAAAATATTTAATTTCAGGTAGTAATATCTTATTAGTTTGTTTAGAAGCTATACCTGAAGTTACTAACAAAAAGCTATATTTTGCAAAAGAGGGACAAATCGCATGGTTGGTATCTTACATTGCTGATCGTTCTAAAAAAGTGAAGAAAATTTACTAA
- a CDS encoding universal stress protein — protein sequence MTTPFTIIAATNFSAIADNAVTYAAELAKATGAKLILFHSFSLTVHSANSLITAEGLQKQITKRTNKLEAIGEEVANLHNIEVSVICSYAFLEEQLSLIIEETNANLVVMGMAERSLEQDILGNSTTSVIKNLDIPVLAVPQNARFISASKILYACDVLSLSAIKKFSWLRQIVETLGAEIEFFSIEGKLDNLKKEQEQILLNTTIKEEFKEVKYIYKTVKSNAVISEIHKEIKYCNADILVMAPRKYGFWDSLVHRSKTRIMAAGLHIPLLSFPNF from the coding sequence ATGACTACACCATTTACTATTATAGCAGCTACAAATTTTTCAGCTATAGCTGATAATGCTGTTACTTACGCAGCAGAACTTGCAAAAGCAACAGGGGCAAAACTGATTCTTTTTCATTCTTTTTCATTGACAGTTCACAGTGCAAATTCGCTTATTACTGCTGAAGGATTGCAAAAGCAAATTACGAAAAGAACCAATAAACTGGAAGCGATAGGAGAAGAGGTTGCGAATTTGCATAATATTGAAGTGAGTGTTATTTGCAGTTATGCTTTTTTGGAAGAGCAATTGTCTTTAATAATTGAAGAAACTAACGCAAATCTTGTTGTAATGGGAATGGCCGAACGTTCTTTAGAACAGGATATATTGGGTAATTCGACAACATCTGTTATTAAAAATTTAGATATTCCCGTTTTAGCTGTACCACAAAATGCTCGTTTTATAAGTGCAAGTAAAATACTATATGCTTGTGATGTATTAAGTCTTTCTGCAATTAAAAAATTTAGTTGGTTAAGACAAATAGTTGAAACTCTTGGAGCAGAAATTGAATTTTTTAGTATTGAAGGAAAATTAGATAATCTTAAAAAGGAACAAGAGCAAATATTACTGAATACTACTATTAAAGAAGAATTTAAGGAAGTTAAGTATATTTATAAAACTGTAAAATCTAATGCAGTAATTAGTGAAATACATAAAGAAATTAAGTACTGTAATGCTGATATTTTGGTAATGGCACCACGTAAATATGGTTTTTGGGATTCTTTAGTACATAGAAGTAAAACCAGAATTATGGCAGCAGGTTTACATATCCCATTGTTGTCATTCCCGAATTTTTAA
- a CDS encoding YheT family hydrolase, which produces MPVIEQSQYDFPSIMHRNRHFSTIYAAMFKRFPIPEYEREKHELIDGDFINIDFIINSPKKAVILCHGLEGDSRRTYNNSCADYFQKKGFSVFAWNNRTCGGEMNRLPRLYHHGAVDDLDAVVQNVLQRGFEEIYLIGYSMGGVQLLNYFGWLKMDKRVKAGVSISVPTHIATSAAVLKQGFNKVYLKNFTIDIVKKLRYKAEQFPDFINRDQIDKITSFDEVDHYFTAPLHGFASREEYYQRVSPEFSLQNITTPVLIINALDDPFLGERCYPKAIVKDSSYVYLETPKYGGHCAFPLRNSMYSYAEKRAYEFFNSSVGF; this is translated from the coding sequence ATGCCAGTAATTGAACAATCTCAATATGATTTTCCTTCTATCATGCATAGAAATAGGCATTTTTCTACTATTTATGCAGCAATGTTTAAACGATTTCCGATACCTGAGTACGAAAGGGAAAAACATGAATTAATTGACGGAGATTTTATCAATATCGATTTTATTATAAATAGCCCTAAAAAAGCAGTTATTTTATGTCACGGCCTCGAAGGAGATTCTCGCAGGACTTATAACAATAGTTGCGCGGATTATTTTCAGAAGAAAGGATTTTCAGTGTTTGCATGGAATAACCGCACTTGTGGAGGAGAAATGAATCGACTACCAAGACTTTATCATCACGGTGCTGTAGACGATTTAGATGCAGTGGTTCAAAATGTTTTACAAAGAGGATTCGAGGAAATTTATTTGATCGGATATTCTATGGGAGGCGTTCAGCTCTTGAATTATTTTGGCTGGTTAAAGATGGATAAACGTGTAAAAGCAGGAGTTTCTATTTCTGTTCCAACTCATATTGCAACAAGTGCTGCAGTGCTCAAACAAGGGTTTAATAAAGTATATTTAAAGAATTTCACTATTGACATTGTTAAAAAACTAAGGTATAAAGCAGAACAATTTCCAGATTTTATAAATCGAGATCAGATTGATAAAATTACTTCTTTTGATGAAGTGGATCATTATTTTACAGCACCATTACATGGTTTTGCAAGTCGTGAGGAATATTATCAACGTGTTTCTCCTGAGTTTAGCTTGCAAAACATTACAACGCCAGTTTTAATTATTAATGCCTTAGATGATCCGTTTTTAGGGGAAAGATGTTATCCTAAAGCTATTGTGAAAGATAGTAGTTATGTTTATCTAGAAACCCCAAAATATGGAGGACATTGCGCATTTCCTTTACGCAATTCAATGTATTCTTATGCTGAGAAAAGAGCCTATGAATTTTTTAATTCTAGTGTTGGTTTTTAA
- a CDS encoding PAS domain-containing protein → MDKKCPIPIDEAVKWDTTKTIVSKADLYGNIEYVNDTFSEVSGYDESELVGQAHNIIRHPDMPKVIFKVLWDSISKGKKFHGIVKNLAKSGKYYWVITDFDYIVNEDAKILKYIARRKAISPGVITKVEDLYKRLSKIEQVSGVEGSEKYLIGYLEDHNLDYVELITKLMMDDLNEQIKLESSTEEIEETKKSFFSRFFGN, encoded by the coding sequence ATGGATAAAAAATGTCCAATCCCAATTGATGAAGCAGTTAAATGGGATACAACCAAGACTATTGTAAGTAAAGCTGATTTATACGGAAATATAGAATATGTAAACGACACTTTTTCAGAGGTTTCAGGATATGATGAATCTGAATTGGTAGGCCAAGCACATAATATTATCCGTCATCCTGATATGCCAAAAGTAATTTTTAAAGTCTTATGGGATAGTATCTCAAAAGGGAAAAAGTTTCATGGTATTGTTAAGAACTTAGCTAAATCAGGTAAATATTACTGGGTAATTACTGATTTTGATTATATAGTAAATGAAGACGCAAAAATTTTGAAATATATTGCCCGTCGTAAAGCTATATCTCCTGGTGTAATTACAAAAGTTGAAGATCTATATAAAAGATTATCTAAAATTGAACAAGTAAGCGGAGTAGAAGGAAGTGAGAAATACTTAATCGGTTATCTTGAAGATCATAATCTTGATTATGTAGAATTGATTACAAAATTAATGATGGATGATTTAAACGAACAAATTAAGTTGGAATCATCTACTGAAGAAATAGAGGAAACGAAAAAAAGTTTCTTTAGTAGGTTCTTCGGAAATTAA